One region of Juglans regia cultivar Chandler chromosome 4, Walnut 2.0, whole genome shotgun sequence genomic DNA includes:
- the LOC118348304 gene encoding uncharacterized protein LOC118348304: MGQPLCFCEVEAQVRYSSTTRNPGRPFLGCPKYNTKWVEEDEYKKSDLREIHNELLRTKKELKKILDDIEKSKIDLCKRADEIEMKEMELSHRNEEVVNKEMALVVREAELRRSRTLLRVYWAFTFVVACYLCCR, from the exons ATGGGTCAACCATTATGCTTTTGTGAAGTTGAAGCCCAAGTGAGATACTCATCTACTACaagaaatccaggacgacccttcttagggtgtcctaAGTACAACACAAAG TGGGTAGAGGAGGATGAATACAAGAAGTCCGATCTTCGAGAAATTCACAATGAACTATTAAGAACCAAGAAAGAGCTGAAGAAAATACTGGATGATATCGAAAAGAGCAAGATTGATCTATGTAAAAGAGCTgatgagattgagatgaaaGAGATGGAGCTATCCCATAGAAATGAGGAGGTTGTGAACAAGGAGATGGCGCTTGTTGTACGCGAAGCTGAATTAAGACGTTCACGCACACTACTCCGGGTGTATTGGGCATTTACATTTGTTGTAGCATGTTATTTGTGTTGTCGATAA